A genome region from Streptomyces sp. NBC_01296 includes the following:
- a CDS encoding serine hydrolase domain-containing protein, which produces MQSLRIIENWPVPTAAAAVVRADGSLAGSHGPVDHRFALASVTKPLAAYAALVAYEEGAVELDEPAGPEGSTVRHLLAHTSGLAFDEHRAMAAPGTRRLYSNAGFEVLGDHITKATGIPFSEYVHQAVFEPLGMASTTLEGSPAKDGVSTVCDLVRFAAELQAPRLLDVRTVAEATSVVHPGLKGVLPGYGIQSPNDWGLGLEIRDGKAPHWTGATSSARTFGHFGQAGTFLWVDPDARAACVALADRAFGPWAVEAWPPFTDAVLAELAGR; this is translated from the coding sequence CTGCAGAGTCTGCGGATCATCGAGAACTGGCCGGTTCCGACCGCCGCGGCGGCCGTCGTACGCGCCGACGGGAGCCTGGCCGGCTCCCACGGGCCCGTCGACCACCGCTTCGCGCTGGCCTCGGTGACCAAGCCGCTCGCCGCGTACGCCGCGCTCGTCGCGTACGAGGAGGGGGCGGTCGAGCTGGACGAGCCGGCCGGACCCGAGGGCTCGACGGTCCGTCACCTGCTCGCCCACACCAGCGGGCTGGCCTTCGACGAGCACCGCGCGATGGCGGCGCCCGGCACGCGCCGGCTGTACTCGAACGCCGGTTTCGAGGTGCTCGGCGACCACATCACGAAGGCCACCGGCATCCCCTTCTCGGAGTACGTGCACCAGGCGGTGTTCGAGCCGCTCGGCATGGCGTCGACGACGCTGGAGGGCTCGCCGGCCAAGGACGGCGTCTCGACCGTCTGCGACCTGGTCCGCTTCGCGGCGGAACTCCAGGCGCCCCGGCTGCTCGACGTCCGTACGGTCGCGGAAGCCACCTCCGTCGTCCACCCCGGCCTCAAGGGCGTGCTCCCGGGGTACGGGATCCAGTCCCCCAACGACTGGGGGCTGGGCCTGGAGATCCGCGACGGCAAGGCCCCGCACTGGACCGGCGCCACGTCCTCGGCCCGCACGTTCGGCCACTTCGGGCAGGCCGGCACCTTCCTGTGGGTGGACCCGGACGCGCGCGCCGCGTGTGTCGCGCTGGCCGACCGCGCCTTCGGCCCGTGGGCCGTGGAGGCCTGGCCTCCGTTCACCGACGCGGTCCTCGCCGAACTCGCCGGCCGCTGA
- a CDS encoding pirin family protein, producing MIDVRRGADRYGGGDPDSGITTLHAFSFGRFYDPDNVRFGPVLACNEETLAPGAGFDEHPHSHTEIVTWVVQGELTHKGSTGESTVVRPGDVQHLGAGSGARHIERNDGAVPLRFVQTWLAPLASGGEPSYTLVRGIRDDAPYEVPAAGAVLHVRRPGAGERLAVPAAERVYLHVVRGDLRLDGEELGPGDAARITGEPGLEIVAGSPGELLIWELP from the coding sequence ATGATTGACGTACGCCGCGGGGCCGACCGGTACGGGGGCGGGGATCCGGACAGCGGGATCACCACCTTGCACGCCTTCTCCTTCGGCCGGTTCTACGACCCGGACAACGTGCGCTTCGGCCCGGTCCTGGCCTGCAACGAGGAGACCCTCGCCCCGGGCGCCGGCTTCGACGAGCACCCGCACAGCCACACCGAGATCGTGACGTGGGTCGTCCAGGGCGAGCTCACGCACAAGGGCAGCACCGGCGAGAGCACCGTGGTCCGGCCGGGCGACGTGCAGCACCTCGGCGCCGGATCCGGCGCCCGGCACATCGAGCGCAACGACGGCGCGGTGCCGCTGCGCTTCGTGCAGACGTGGCTCGCGCCCCTCGCCTCCGGCGGGGAGCCCTCGTACACGCTCGTCCGCGGGATCCGCGACGACGCCCCGTACGAGGTCCCCGCGGCCGGCGCCGTCCTGCACGTGCGCAGGCCCGGCGCGGGCGAGCGGCTCGCCGTACCGGCGGCGGAGCGGGTCTACCTGCACGTGGTCCGCGGGGACCTGCGCCTGGACGGGGAGGAGCTCGGGCCCGGGGACGCGGCGCGGATCACCGGCGAGCCGGGCCTGGAGATCGTCGCCGGATCCCCGGGGGAGCTGCTGATCTGGGAGCTGCCCTAG
- a CDS encoding PucR family transcriptional regulator, whose product MPQAEREHSPAHPAPAHPHAATLRRLEKSSGRLAANAIARMDETLPWYRAMPPENRSWIGLVAQAGIAAFTEWFRHPETPQAISTDVFGTAPRELTRAITLRQTVEMVRTTIEVMEAAIEEVAAPGDESILREALLVYAREIAFATAQVYAQAAEARGAWDARLESLVVNAVLSGEADEGALSRAAALGWNSPEHVCVVLGTAPEGDSELTVEAIRRAARHHKLQVLTGVLGDRLVVIAGGSDNPIQVAKSLIGPFAAGPVVAGPVVPDLLNATKSAQAAAAGLKACTAWQDAPRPVLADDLLPERAIASDPSAREQLVEEIYRPLEEAGSALLETLSVYLEQASSLEGAARMLFVHPNTVRYRLRRVTDVTGWSPSDVRSAFTLRIALILGRLADGDPQS is encoded by the coding sequence GTGCCCCAAGCCGAACGTGAGCATTCCCCCGCGCATCCCGCTCCCGCCCATCCGCACGCCGCGACGCTGCGCCGACTGGAGAAGTCCTCCGGCCGGCTCGCCGCCAACGCGATCGCCCGCATGGACGAGACCCTGCCGTGGTACCGGGCGATGCCCCCGGAGAACCGGTCCTGGATCGGCCTGGTCGCCCAGGCCGGCATCGCCGCGTTCACGGAGTGGTTCCGGCACCCGGAGACCCCGCAGGCGATCTCGACGGACGTCTTCGGGACGGCTCCGCGCGAGCTGACCCGGGCGATCACGCTGCGCCAGACCGTGGAGATGGTCCGTACGACGATCGAGGTCATGGAGGCCGCGATCGAGGAGGTCGCGGCCCCGGGCGACGAGTCGATCCTGCGCGAGGCGCTGCTGGTGTACGCCCGGGAGATCGCGTTCGCGACGGCCCAGGTGTACGCGCAGGCCGCCGAGGCGCGCGGGGCGTGGGACGCCCGCCTGGAGTCCCTCGTCGTGAACGCGGTGCTGTCCGGCGAGGCCGACGAGGGCGCGCTGTCGCGGGCCGCGGCGCTGGGCTGGAACTCGCCGGAGCACGTGTGCGTGGTGCTGGGCACCGCGCCGGAGGGCGACAGCGAGCTGACGGTCGAGGCGATCAGGCGCGCGGCCCGGCACCACAAGCTGCAGGTCCTCACCGGTGTGCTCGGTGACCGCCTGGTCGTGATCGCGGGCGGCAGCGACAACCCGATCCAGGTGGCGAAGTCGCTGATCGGGCCGTTCGCGGCGGGTCCGGTGGTGGCCGGTCCGGTGGTTCCGGACCTGCTGAACGCCACCAAGTCCGCGCAGGCCGCGGCGGCCGGGCTGAAGGCGTGCACGGCCTGGCAGGACGCCCCGCGGCCGGTGCTTGCGGACGATCTCCTGCCCGAGCGAGCGATCGCCTCGGATCCCTCCGCCCGGGAGCAGTTGGTGGAGGAGATCTACAGACCGCTGGAAGAGGCGGGGTCGGCGCTGCTGGAGACGCTGAGCGTGTATCTGGAACAGGCGAGCAGCCTGGAAGGGGCGGCACGGATGTTGTTCGTGCACCCGAACACGGTGCGCTACCGGCTGCGACGTGTGACCGACGTCACCGGCTGGTCACCCTCCGATGTCCGCTCCGCGTTCACACTGCGGATCGCCTTGATCCTCGGGCGTCTGGCCGACGGCGATCCGCAGTCCTAG
- a CDS encoding MerR family transcriptional regulator yields the protein MSLTQTRYTISEVEARTGLTQHTLRWYERIGLMPHVDRSHSGQRRFTDKDLHWLAFVGKLRATGMSVADMVRYAELVREGEHTVDRRRELLEQTRREVRTRITELTDALAVLDFKIGMYATVTTAGKAKEQ from the coding sequence ATGAGCCTGACGCAGACGCGGTACACGATCAGCGAGGTCGAGGCCCGGACCGGTCTGACCCAGCACACCCTGCGCTGGTACGAGCGGATCGGCCTGATGCCGCACGTGGACCGCTCCCACTCGGGACAGCGCCGGTTCACGGACAAGGACCTCCACTGGCTGGCCTTCGTGGGCAAGCTGCGCGCCACCGGGATGTCGGTGGCCGACATGGTCCGCTACGCGGAACTCGTGCGCGAGGGCGAGCACACCGTCGACCGGCGCCGCGAACTGCTGGAGCAGACGCGGCGCGAGGTGCGCACGCGCATAACGGAGCTGACCGACGCGCTCGCCGTACTGGACTTCAAGATCGGCATGTATGCCACGGTCACGACCGCGGGGAAGGCGAAAGAGCAATGA
- a CDS encoding ACP S-malonyltransferase, producing MLVLVAPGQGAQTPGFLTPWLDLPGAADRVAEWSDAIGLDLAHYGTKADADEIRDTAVAQPLLVAAGLLSASALTATLEKGRAAFGAVAGHSVGEITAAAYAGVLSDADALSFVRTRGLAMAEAAAVTETGMAAVLGGDQDVVVAHLEKLGLTPANINGAGQIAAAGTMEQIEALVAEKPEGSMKVVALKVAGAFHTHHMAPAVATLEKAAQALAPADPELTYVSNKDGHVVTAGADVVARLVGQVANPVRWDLCMERFRELGVTGIIELSPGGTLTGLAKRALKGVPNVALKTPDDLEKAAALVAEHAA from the coding sequence GTGCTCGTACTCGTCGCTCCCGGCCAAGGCGCACAGACGCCCGGCTTCCTGACTCCCTGGCTCGACCTTCCCGGCGCCGCTGACCGCGTCGCCGAGTGGTCCGACGCCATCGGGCTCGACCTTGCCCACTACGGCACGAAGGCCGATGCGGACGAGATCCGCGACACGGCGGTGGCCCAGCCGCTGCTGGTGGCCGCCGGTCTGCTGTCCGCTTCGGCGCTCACCGCGACGCTCGAGAAGGGCCGTGCGGCCTTCGGCGCCGTCGCGGGCCACAGCGTCGGCGAGATCACCGCCGCCGCGTACGCCGGTGTGCTGTCCGACGCGGACGCGCTGTCGTTCGTACGGACCCGCGGCCTGGCCATGGCCGAGGCCGCCGCCGTCACCGAGACGGGCATGGCCGCGGTGCTCGGCGGCGACCAGGACGTGGTCGTCGCACACCTGGAGAAGCTGGGGCTGACCCCGGCGAACATCAACGGTGCCGGCCAGATCGCGGCTGCGGGCACGATGGAGCAGATCGAGGCCCTGGTGGCCGAGAAGCCCGAGGGCTCCATGAAGGTCGTCGCCCTCAAGGTCGCGGGCGCCTTCCACACGCACCACATGGCTCCTGCGGTCGCCACGCTGGAGAAGGCCGCGCAGGCCCTCGCCCCGGCCGACCCGGAGCTGACGTACGTCTCGAACAAGGACGGCCACGTCGTCACCGCGGGCGCCGACGTCGTCGCCCGCCTGGTCGGCCAGGTCGCGAACCCGGTCCGCTGGGACCTGTGCATGGAGCGGTTCCGCGAGCTGGGCGTCACCGGGATCATCGAGCTCAGCCCGGGTGGCACTCTGACGGGTCTGGCCAAGCGTGCGCTCAAGGGCGTTCCGAACGTGGCCCTGAAGACGCCGGACGATCTCGAAAAGGCCGCGGCACTCGTCGCCGAGCACGCGGCCTGA